In Deinococcus puniceus, one genomic interval encodes:
- a CDS encoding transglutaminase family protein — protein sequence MRCEIRHTTEYHYPEPAWDSFNQVRLHPAREVRQSVRSFHLQVEPEAEITSHKDYFGAIVHHVHVHEPHRYLKIEAQAIVDTHAVTMPAPSPFSVLREVRARNTEFLVSSPRVPGGDWPEIFGVARPRPGDDLPTFLMDLTTRLNRQFSYDTKATAVNTPLAEFAQHGRGVCQDFTHAMLGITRQLGIPSRYVSGYLYSGGDMLGAEATHAWAECLIPEYGWLGYDPTNNCLAGEKHIKIGHGREYGDVSPVRGTYFGGGRGKLDVEVRVYGEQ from the coding sequence ATGCGCTGCGAAATAAGGCATACCACCGAATACCACTACCCCGAACCCGCTTGGGATTCGTTTAATCAGGTGCGCCTGCACCCAGCCCGCGAGGTACGCCAAAGCGTGCGCTCCTTTCACCTTCAAGTTGAACCCGAAGCCGAAATTACGTCTCACAAGGACTATTTCGGGGCCATCGTGCATCATGTGCATGTGCACGAACCGCACCGCTACCTGAAAATAGAGGCGCAGGCGATTGTGGACACCCATGCCGTGACCATGCCCGCGCCGTCGCCATTCAGCGTGCTGCGCGAAGTGCGGGCCAGAAATACCGAGTTTCTGGTCTCCAGCCCCCGTGTGCCGGGCGGAGACTGGCCTGAAATCTTCGGCGTGGCCCGCCCCCGCCCCGGCGACGATCTGCCCACTTTTCTGATGGATCTCACCACCCGTCTGAACCGCCAGTTTTCTTACGACACCAAAGCCACCGCCGTGAATACCCCGTTGGCCGAGTTTGCTCAGCACGGGCGCGGCGTGTGCCAAGATTTCACGCACGCCATGTTGGGCATTACGCGGCAGCTCGGCATTCCGTCGCGCTATGTCAGCGGCTACCTGTACAGCGGCGGCGACATGTTGGGCGCGGAAGCCACCCACGCTTGGGCCGAGTGCCTGATTCCCGAATACGGCTGGCTGGGCTACGATCCTACCAACAACTGCTTGGCGGGCGAAAAGCACATCAAGATCGGTCACGGTCGCGAATACGGCGACGTGTCCCCGGTGCGCGGCACCTATTTTGGCGGCGGGCGCGGGAAATTGGATGTAGAGGTGAGGGTGTACGGGGAGCAGTAG
- a CDS encoding alpha-E domain-containing protein gives MLSRLAENLFWIGRYVERAENTARLLNVNYYATLEMAGRAREYWMPLLELTGGDADLRAKYGRVDARSISAWLAFDRDNPASIATSVARARENARGLRDRIPSEMWEALNTTYLKLCFENDSVLDRDGLFEYCAAARDASQFFFGIAFATLPRDEGWSFMRAGQMLERGDNTLRVLQSRYRGIDARPVEDPGQRAMQDQRWVSVLKGASAYEAYRKRVHSGIDPQTIGDFLLLDEFFPRSVRYSAENLEAALMQIERHHPGAHPEIPRLSRWLVARLQYARVADILDEDNPSLEELLGDFNRVGASITAAYFQQE, from the coding sequence ATGCTGTCTCGCCTAGCCGAAAACCTGTTCTGGATCGGGCGCTACGTGGAACGCGCCGAGAATACCGCCCGGTTGCTGAACGTCAACTATTACGCCACGTTGGAAATGGCAGGCCGCGCCCGCGAATACTGGATGCCGCTGCTGGAACTGACAGGCGGCGACGCCGATCTGCGGGCCAAATATGGCCGCGTGGATGCCCGCAGCATCAGCGCGTGGCTGGCCTTTGACCGCGACAATCCCGCCAGCATCGCCACGAGTGTGGCCCGCGCCCGCGAGAATGCGCGTGGTCTGCGTGACCGGATTCCCTCCGAGATGTGGGAGGCACTGAACACCACCTACCTGAAGCTGTGTTTTGAGAACGACTCGGTGTTAGACCGCGACGGCCTGTTCGAATACTGCGCCGCCGCCCGTGATGCCAGTCAGTTTTTCTTCGGGATCGCTTTTGCCACCCTGCCACGCGACGAGGGTTGGTCGTTTATGCGGGCGGGGCAAATGCTGGAGCGCGGCGACAATACCCTGCGCGTGCTGCAAAGCCGCTACCGGGGCATAGACGCCCGTCCAGTGGAAGACCCCGGCCAGCGGGCCATGCAGGATCAGCGCTGGGTGAGCGTGCTGAAGGGAGCCAGCGCCTACGAGGCCTACCGCAAGCGCGTTCATAGCGGTATAGACCCCCAGACCATCGGAGATTTCTTGCTGCTGGACGAGTTTTTTCCTCGCAGCGTGCGCTACAGCGCCGAGAATCTGGAAGCGGCCCTGATGCAGATCGAGCGTCACCATCCCGGCGCACATCCCGAAATTCCGCGCCTGTCGCGCTGGCTGGTGGCGAGGCTGCAATATGCCCGCGTGGCCGACATTCTGGATGAAGACAATCCTTCATTGGAGGAATTGTTGGGCGACTTCAACCGGGTGGGCGCGTCTATCACTGCGGCGTACTTTCAACAAGAATGA
- a CDS encoding circularly permuted type 2 ATP-grasp protein — protein MKYEPGDRFFDEMFTPDGQVRPHYQGVEEYISDLGVAEFERRHRLLDLAFRNQGITFTVYGDSQGTERTFPFDPVPRIIPAGEWSHVEAGLTQRVKALNAFLRDIYGDAQILGDGVMPAELVYTSAHFRREVHGVQVPQGIYTHIVGTDLIRNEQGEYLVLEDNLRSPSGVSYLLANRQAMTRIYPGMFEAQGVRPVQHYATALLEVLQSVSPRDNGTVVVLTPGMYNSAYFEHAYLAQQMGVELVEGRDLFVDAGRVWMRSTGGRKQVDVIYRRIDDDFLDPLAFRRDSSLGVAGLVEVYRQGRVAIANAIGTGVADDKAVYAYVPDMIRYYLNETPLLNNVPTYLGWNADHLEYMLANAGDLVFKAVGEAGGYGMLIGPYATRDEIDAYLVKVRLEPREFIAQPVVGLSRHPTFYPDATKFEGAHIDLRPYVLYGTKDVTIVPGGLTRVALRRGSLVVNSSQGGGSKDTWVLDHDGPATPQGMSQIMHGDGQTTQNQAQSQFQGGFGAVPVGGQSQSQTQSQGQTQSQGQTQAQGQSQSQAQPNFSQARVQASEEAQIEAYGQSQSQGQTQSQAQKRTSGGTLPPPAPESPGQHSYQQELEKDQLDGDEPGQPHDQTKEGER, from the coding sequence ATGAAGTACGAGCCGGGAGACAGGTTCTTTGACGAGATGTTCACGCCAGATGGACAGGTTCGCCCGCACTATCAGGGCGTCGAGGAATACATCAGTGATCTAGGGGTGGCCGAGTTCGAGCGGCGTCACCGCCTGCTGGATTTGGCGTTTCGCAATCAGGGCATCACCTTTACTGTGTACGGCGATTCTCAGGGCACCGAGCGCACCTTTCCCTTTGATCCCGTGCCGCGCATCATTCCGGCGGGCGAGTGGTCACACGTAGAAGCAGGCCTGACGCAACGGGTGAAGGCGCTGAATGCCTTCCTGCGCGACATCTACGGCGACGCACAAATTCTGGGCGACGGCGTGATGCCCGCCGAACTGGTGTATACCTCGGCCCACTTCCGGCGCGAGGTTCACGGCGTACAGGTGCCGCAGGGCATTTACACCCACATCGTCGGTACCGACCTGATCCGCAACGAACAGGGCGAATATTTGGTGCTGGAAGACAATTTGCGCTCGCCCAGCGGCGTGTCGTATCTGCTCGCCAACCGGCAGGCCATGACCCGGATTTACCCCGGCATGTTCGAGGCACAGGGCGTGCGGCCCGTGCAGCACTACGCCACCGCGCTGCTGGAAGTGTTGCAGTCGGTGAGCCCCCGCGACAACGGCACGGTGGTGGTGCTGACTCCCGGCATGTACAACAGCGCGTATTTCGAGCACGCCTACTTGGCCCAGCAGATGGGCGTGGAACTCGTGGAAGGCCGAGACCTGTTCGTAGACGCGGGCCGGGTCTGGATGCGCTCTACGGGCGGGCGCAAGCAAGTCGACGTGATCTACCGCCGTATCGACGACGATTTCCTTGATCCGCTGGCTTTCCGCCGCGACAGTTCTCTGGGTGTGGCCGGACTGGTGGAGGTGTACCGTCAGGGCCGCGTGGCTATTGCCAACGCCATCGGCACCGGCGTAGCCGACGACAAGGCCGTGTACGCCTACGTGCCCGACATGATCCGCTACTACCTGAACGAAACGCCGCTGCTGAACAATGTGCCCACCTACCTCGGCTGGAACGCCGACCACTTGGAATACATGCTCGCCAACGCCGGAGACTTGGTCTTCAAGGCGGTGGGCGAGGCAGGCGGCTACGGCATGTTGATCGGGCCGTATGCCACGCGCGACGAAATAGACGCCTACTTGGTGAAAGTGCGCCTAGAGCCGCGTGAATTCATCGCACAGCCCGTGGTAGGCCTCAGCCGCCATCCTACTTTTTACCCGGACGCCACCAAGTTCGAAGGCGCTCATATCGATCTACGGCCTTACGTGCTGTACGGCACCAAAGACGTGACCATCGTTCCCGGCGGCCTGACCCGTGTGGCCCTTCGGCGCGGCAGTCTGGTGGTCAACAGTTCTCAGGGCGGCGGCAGCAAAGACACGTGGGTGCTAGACCACGACGGCCCCGCCACACCGCAGGGCATGAGCCAAATCATGCACGGCGACGGCCAAACGACACAGAATCAGGCCCAGAGCCAGTTTCAGGGCGGCTTCGGAGCGGTTCCGGTGGGCGGCCAGAGCCAATCTCAGACCCAAAGTCAGGGGCAAACTCAGTCTCAGGGTCAAACACAGGCGCAGGGCCAAAGCCAGAGCCAAGCGCAACCCAACTTCAGTCAGGCCCGCGTACAGGCCAGCGAGGAAGCCCAGATCGAGGCGTATGGGCAAAGCCAGAGTCAGGGCCAAACACAGAGTCAGGCGCAGAAACGGACTTCTGGAGGCACGCTACCGCCGCCCGCACCCGAATCGCCGGGGCAGCATTCTTATCAGCAAGAACTGGAAAAAGACCAACTGGACGGCGACGAACCGGGCCAACCTCATGACCAGACCAAGGAAGGGGAACGCTGA